The Microbacterium limosum genome contains a region encoding:
- a CDS encoding monovalent cation/H+ antiporter complex subunit F, which produces MSVVIIVILVLFVAAALLALVRIVRGPSILDRVVAADVLLTEVMCIIGAEMVINHHTRSLTLLLIIAAAGVFGSISVARFVARRDNPR; this is translated from the coding sequence GTGAGCGTCGTGATCATCGTCATCCTCGTGCTGTTCGTCGCGGCGGCCCTGCTCGCGCTCGTCCGCATCGTGCGCGGCCCGTCCATCCTCGACCGCGTCGTGGCCGCCGATGTCCTCCTCACCGAGGTGATGTGCATCATCGGGGCCGAGATGGTCATCAACCACCACACCCGCAGCCTTACGCTGCTGCTTATCATCGCCGCCGCCGGGGTGTTCGGATCCATCTCGGTCGCCCGCTTCGTCGCCAGAAGGGACAACCCGCGATGA
- the mnhG gene encoding monovalent cation/H(+) antiporter subunit G encodes MTDDVVFDLPAVLDGAAIVLVFIGAVLCLTASIGLLRFRDVPSRLHAATKPQVLGLILICIAVALSLRSWAALAFLVPVVVFQLATAPLSAHMVARAAYRNGTFDERGLHVDELRESKETPPAAGG; translated from the coding sequence ATGACGGATGACGTGGTCTTCGACCTGCCGGCGGTGCTCGACGGCGCCGCGATCGTGCTGGTGTTCATCGGTGCGGTGCTGTGCCTCACGGCCTCGATCGGCCTGCTGCGCTTCCGTGACGTACCCAGCCGTCTCCACGCCGCGACGAAGCCGCAGGTGCTCGGCCTCATCCTCATCTGCATCGCCGTCGCGCTGTCGCTGCGCTCGTGGGCGGCGCTCGCATTCCTCGTGCCGGTCGTGGTGTTCCAGCTCGCTACTGCCCCCCTGTCGGCGCACATGGTCGCCCGCGCCGCGTATCGCAACGGCACCTTCGACGAGCGCGGGCTGCATGTCGACGAGCTGCGGGAGTCGAAGGAGACGCCGCCCGCCGCCGGCGGCTGA
- the ald gene encoding alanine dehydrogenase, whose amino-acid sequence MRIGIPTEIKNGEYRVAIMPAGVDALAAHGHTVLVQAGAGLGAGVRDEDFAAAGAIIVPDAADVWHDAELVTKVKEPVAAEYGYLREDLALFAYLHLAADRPLTEALCAAGTTAIAYETVQAGDRSLPLLTPMSEIAGRLSVIVGAQTLMRPAGGRGTLVGGVAGVPRAEVVVIGGGVAGESAIVNALGLGAGVTVIDVSLPRLRELEKRYGTALQTRVSSRYEIAEQVRRADLVVGAVLVPGAAAPRLVADDTVAAMKPGSVLVDIAIDQGGCFEGSRPTTHDAPTFAVHDSLYYCVANMPGAVPVTSTRSLTGATLPYLLALADRGVDRALHADPALAAGLNTRAGAIVNAAVAAAFGLPADG is encoded by the coding sequence ATGAGGATCGGCATCCCCACCGAGATCAAGAACGGCGAGTACCGGGTCGCCATCATGCCCGCGGGCGTGGATGCGCTCGCGGCGCACGGGCACACCGTCCTGGTTCAGGCGGGGGCGGGCCTGGGTGCGGGCGTCCGCGACGAGGACTTCGCCGCCGCGGGCGCGATCATCGTGCCGGATGCCGCCGATGTGTGGCACGACGCGGAACTCGTGACGAAGGTGAAGGAGCCGGTCGCCGCCGAGTACGGCTACCTGCGCGAGGACCTCGCCCTCTTCGCGTACCTGCACCTCGCCGCCGACCGACCCCTCACCGAAGCCCTCTGCGCCGCGGGAACGACGGCGATCGCGTACGAGACGGTGCAGGCGGGTGATCGGAGCCTGCCCCTGCTGACGCCCATGAGCGAGATCGCCGGTCGGCTCTCCGTCATCGTCGGCGCGCAGACGCTCATGCGCCCCGCGGGCGGACGGGGGACGCTCGTCGGCGGCGTGGCGGGCGTGCCCCGCGCCGAGGTCGTCGTGATCGGCGGCGGGGTCGCCGGCGAGAGCGCCATCGTGAACGCCCTGGGACTCGGCGCGGGCGTGACCGTCATCGACGTGTCCCTGCCCCGGTTGCGCGAGCTCGAGAAGCGCTACGGCACGGCGCTGCAGACCCGCGTCTCGAGCCGCTACGAGATCGCCGAGCAGGTGCGGCGCGCCGATCTCGTCGTCGGCGCCGTCCTGGTTCCGGGGGCGGCCGCGCCGCGCCTGGTGGCCGACGACACGGTGGCGGCGATGAAGCCGGGGTCCGTGCTGGTGGACATCGCGATCGACCAGGGCGGATGCTTCGAGGGTTCCCGCCCCACGACCCACGACGCCCCGACCTTCGCCGTGCACGACTCCCTCTACTACTGCGTCGCGAACATGCCGGGCGCCGTCCCGGTGACGTCCACCCGTTCCCTCACGGGTGCCACCCTGCCGTACCTGCTGGCCCTGGCCGACCGCGGCGTCGACCGCGCCCTGCACGCCGATCCTGCTCTCGCAGCCGGCCTGAACACCCGCGCGGGCGCCATCGTGAACGCCGCGGTCGCGGCGGCGTTCGGCCTTCCCGCCGACGGCTGA
- a CDS encoding Lrp/AsnC family transcriptional regulator has product MDDGAHAGLPNYLRSFTVDAVDVEIIRILAADGRITNVDLAAALGLAPSTVHARVRSLVERGVITGFHAAVDQRALGKGLQAIIGVTLRPGARAGSIRAFADDVRRLPQVLQVWFVGGTDDFLVHIAVEGTSQMREFVVEHLSAQQSVASTRTSIVFEYHRNTVTAPFR; this is encoded by the coding sequence ATGGATGACGGAGCACACGCCGGGTTGCCGAATTATCTACGGTCATTCACGGTGGATGCCGTGGATGTCGAGATCATCCGCATCCTCGCCGCCGACGGCCGCATCACCAACGTCGATCTCGCCGCAGCCCTCGGCCTCGCCCCCTCGACCGTGCACGCGCGCGTGCGCTCCCTGGTCGAGCGGGGGGTGATCACGGGCTTCCATGCGGCCGTCGATCAGCGGGCGCTCGGCAAGGGGCTGCAAGCGATCATCGGGGTGACGCTGCGACCCGGGGCGCGGGCCGGCAGCATCCGCGCGTTCGCGGACGACGTGCGACGTCTGCCGCAGGTGCTGCAGGTGTGGTTCGTCGGCGGGACCGACGACTTCCTCGTGCACATCGCGGTCGAGGGAACGTCTCAGATGAGGGAGTTCGTGGTCGAGCATCTGTCGGCGCAGCAGAGCGTCGCCTCGACGCGAACGAGCATCGTGTTCGAATATCACCGCAATACGGTGACGGCGCCCTTCCGCTGA